The following proteins are co-located in the Candidatus Methylomirabilis limnetica genome:
- a CDS encoding flavin reductase family protein encodes MDENSVAAVLGKLDFEIFVLTAAHQDRCSGQIVCWVVPTTIVTKVPRILVGIGRTTFTREIIEVSRRFALNLLGKDQWPLVAHFGFRSGRDMDKFATVPFERGVTGSPLLLGTVGYLECEVRTVLDTGAHLFYLADVIEGKVVADRSPLCLHHLPEVLPPQDFATMRRLLEQDAQCNLGLL; translated from the coding sequence ATGGACGAAAACAGTGTTGCGGCGGTACTCGGTAAGCTGGATTTTGAGATCTTTGTCCTTACCGCCGCCCATCAGGACCGATGTAGTGGCCAGATTGTGTGCTGGGTGGTACCGACGACGATCGTCACGAAGGTCCCCCGCATTCTGGTCGGGATTGGCAGGACGACCTTTACCCGTGAGATTATCGAGGTCAGCCGAAGGTTTGCGTTGAACCTCCTCGGGAAGGATCAATGGCCGTTGGTGGCCCACTTCGGTTTTCGGTCCGGCCGAGATATGGATAAGTTTGCGACCGTCCCCTTTGAGCGCGGGGTGACCGGCAGCCCACTCCTGCTAGGGACTGTCGGCTACCTGGAGTGCGAGGTCAGAACAGTCCTCGATACTGGGGCTCACCTCTTTTACCTGGCTGACGTCATTGAGGGCAAGGTCGTGGCCGACCGAAGCCCTCTCTGCCTCCACCACTTGCCCGAAGTGTTGCCCCCGCAGGATTTCGCTACCATGCGGCGGCTCCTGGAGCAGGACGCCCAGTGTAATCTTGGGCTCCTCTAA
- a CDS encoding Druantia anti-phage system protein DruA, translated as MEQSMTVNVQQIRQLLTANPDWHRTRLSLEICRLWNWQSPTGQYKDMACRSLLLKLERAGSIVLPPRQGKLTFTSRPSYPSVPYRKEGISDSLKALIPLRITVVSLKSEDYALFNCLLSQYHYLGYRGAVGENIKYLIRDASHRPLSCLLFGHPTERQSHCRNLHRLPWRSRDPTSCRSRLWRLQAERRRHLQA; from the coding sequence ATGGAACAATCCATGACCGTAAATGTCCAGCAAATCCGACAGCTGCTTACTGCCAACCCCGACTGGCACCGCACCCGCCTCTCTTTGGAGATTTGCAGGTTGTGGAACTGGCAAAGTCCCACAGGGCAATACAAAGACATGGCCTGCCGCAGCCTCCTGCTGAAACTGGAGCGAGCTGGCTCTATTGTGTTGCCTCCCCGCCAGGGGAAACTTACTTTTACGTCCCGTCCTTCTTATCCATCTGTTCCATATCGAAAGGAAGGGATCAGCGACAGTCTCAAGGCATTGATTCCCCTTCGGATCACGGTTGTAAGCCTCAAATCGGAGGATTATGCGCTGTTCAACTGCCTCTTGTCACAATATCATTACCTGGGTTACCGTGGCGCTGTAGGGGAAAACATCAAATACCTGATTCGCGATGCTTCGCACCGCCCCCTGTCCTGTCTCCTGTTTGGCCATCCTACAGAAAGGCAATCTCACTGCCGCAACCTGCACCGATTGCCATGGCGCTCACGAGATCCGACGAGCTGCCGATCCCGCCTCTGGCGTCTTCAAGCAGAACGTCGCCGTCACCTGCAAGC
- a CDS encoding CBS domain-containing protein, with amino-acid sequence MKVRDGMVTKLVTASPRETAAEVARKMRDYKVGCVLVSNEGKLLGLITDREIALRCVAEARNPQTTRVEEIMTRNPFTITPDFEMAEAARLFGQRKVRRFPVVEDGQKLLGILSVADVAPDFKAYFDGIFHELVEWRHVAKGRLDGWEGASWVR; translated from the coding sequence ATGAAGGTGCGAGACGGCATGGTGACCAAGTTGGTGACGGCTTCACCGCGGGAGACCGCTGCCGAGGTGGCGCGCAAGATGCGCGACTACAAGGTGGGGTGCGTTCTGGTCTCCAACGAGGGCAAGCTTCTCGGCCTCATTACCGACCGAGAGATCGCCCTCAGGTGTGTCGCCGAAGCGCGGAACCCGCAGACTACACGGGTTGAGGAGATCATGACCCGCAACCCCTTCACGATCACTCCCGATTTCGAGATGGCTGAGGCCGCGCGGCTCTTTGGCCAGCGCAAAGTCAGGCGCTTCCCTGTTGTCGAGGATGGCCAGAAGCTGCTTGGTATCCTCTCCGTCGCCGATGTGGCCCCCGACTTTAAGGCGTACTTTGACGGGATCTTCCACGAGCTCGTCGAATGGCGCCATGTGGCAAAGGGCCGGTTAGATGGATGGGAGGGCGCCTCGTGGGTCCGCTAG